The following nucleotide sequence is from Pandoraea thiooxydans.
TCCGTCTGGCCGACCTGCGCCGCCAGATCGCCTTCGTCAGCCAGGACGTCGTGCTGTTCAACGACACTATCGCCGCCAATGTCGCTTATGGGCAGGAGATCGATGCGGCCCGCGTCGATGCCGCGCTGGCGGCGGCGAACCTGCGCGACGTCGTGCAGGCGATGCCCGACGGGGTAAGGACGATGATCGGCGACAACGGCATGCGCCTGTCGGGCGGCCAGCGCCAGCGTCTGGCGATTGCCCGCGCGATCTACAAGGATGCGCCAATCCTGATTCTCGACGAAGCCACCTCCGCGCTCGACTCCGAATCCGAGCGCCATGTGCAGGCGGCGCTCGAAGTGCTGATGCGGGGCCGCACCACGCTGGTGATCGCGCATCGCCTGTCCACCGTCGAGCGCGCCGACCGCATTCTCGTGCTCGAGCATGGCAAAATCGTCGAGCAGGGAACGCACCAGCAACTGCTGGCCCGTAACGGAATCTACGCGCATTTGCACGGCATTCAGTTTGCGCGCCGCGATGCGTAGGCCACCCCAGGAGACAACTCGATGACCCGTGCCGCACCGATCAGCCGCTACCCCGTACCCGACGTCAATACCCTGCCGGAAGACATCCGCGCTCGCATTCTGGAGGTTCAGGAGAAGGCGGGCTTCGTGCCCAATGTGTTCCTGACGCTGGCGCACCGGCCCGACGAGTTCCGCGCATTCTTTGCCTATCACGATGCGCTGATGCTCAAGGACGGCGGGCTGAGCAAGGGCGAGCGCGAGATGATCGTGGTCGCGACCAGCGGTGCCAACGATTGCCTGTATTGCGTGGTCGCCCATGGCGCGATCCTGCGCATCTACGAAAAGGCGCCGCTATTGGCGGACCAGCTTGCGGTAAATTATCTGAAGGCGGACATCACGCCGCGCCAGCGCGCCATGCTGGCTTTCGCGATGAAGGTCTGCCAGCAGTCGGGCGCCGTCGACGAAGCTGATTTCGACGCGCTGCGCGCTCATGGCTTTAGCGACGAAGACATCTGGGACATCGCGGCAATCACCGCGTTCTTCGGCATGTCGAACCGCATCGCCAACGTGATTTCGATGCGCCCGAACGACGAATTCTTCCTGATGGGGCGCGTTCCCAAACAGAAATGACGCAGCGCGGGCGGCCTGCAGTTCAGCCCGGCGAGACCTGCGTCGGTGCTTGGCCCTCGACCCGCGCGAACACGCGCACGCCGCGCAATCCGAAGCGTTCCTGCAGCGCCTCGCTGATAGCGCTGCATACTGCCGGAGATGGGAACCGGGCACTCGCGCCGAGATAGATGTCGAGTTCGGCCGCACCCTCCAGGTAGTGTGGATTGATTCCTGAAACCGACAGGCGATGCGCGGCGCACAACGACTGCACGGCGGCGAGCAGCTCGGCGTGAGAGGGCAGCGCGACCTCCCCGGTGCCCTGTGCATCGCTCTCGGGGTCGACGTGCACCAACACGTCGAGCACCAGCGGGTCCTGCATCACGTTGGCGCGCGCCTGCTCGGCGATGTAGTGCCCCTCGGATACCGAAATTCGCGAGTCGACCAGGATATGCACGTCGACGACTGCCGAGTCGCCCATCTTGCGAGTGCGCAGCGCGTCGATGCCATGCACCCCCGCGGTGCCCAGCAGACGGTTGCGGATACCCTCGATCGCTTCCTCGCTCAAACCGCGGTCGATCAGGTCCTGCAGCGAGTCCCACGTGAAGCGCCAGCCCATGTGACCGACGATGATGCCGACCACGCCGGCGGCGATCGGATCCAGCATGCGCCAGCCCGCCAAATTGCCGGCGATGCCGATGGCCACCACCAGCGATGACGCCGCATCCGAGCGCGCATGCCAGGCGTTGGCCACCAGCATTGCCGAGCGAACCCGCTGCGCTTCGCGCAGCATGTAGCGAAACAGGGTCTCCTTGGCGACCAGCACCGCCATCGCAACGATCAGCGCGGACACGTGCACCGCGGGGATCTGCGAGGTGTCGAGCAGGCGCTCGCCGCCACGCCACAGCATGCCTGCGCCGACCACCAGCAGAATCACGCCGAGAAACAGCGAGGCGACGTTTTCATAGCGGTTATGCCCGTACGGGTGCTCATCGTCGGGCCCGCGACCGCTACCGTGGTTGGCGGCCAGCACTACCCCGTCCGACACCAGGTCCGACAGCGAATGCACGCCGTCGGCGATCAAGGCCTGGGAGCGCGCCAGCGTGCCGACCACCAGTTGCAGCAGTGTGAGCCCGATGTTGACCCAGATGCTGACCCAGGTGATGCGGCTGGCAACGGCTTGTTTGTCGCTGTAAGTCATGTCGAAAGGTTGGGGGGCTGCGGCAAGACTACATCAGAATGATGTCGTATTGCTCCTGGCTGAAGGTCGTTTCGACCAGCAGTGACACGGGCTTGCCGATGAAGTCGCACAGCATCGCCAGATGCTGCGATTCCTCTTCCAGAAAGAGGTCGACCACGCTTTGCGCGGCCACCAGGCGAAACTCGCGCGGATTGAACTGGCGCGATTCGCGCAGGATTTCGCGCAGGATGTCATAGCACACCGTGCGCGGGGTTTTCAGCTGGCCCTTGCCGGCGCACACCGGGCAAGGCTCGCACAGCACGTGTGCGAGCGACTCGCGGGTGCGCTTGCGGGTCATCTCGACCAGTCCCAACTGTGAGAAACCATTGACGGTGATGCGCGTGCGATCGCGCGCCAGGGCTTTTTTTAGCTCGGCCAATACGGATTCGCGATGCTCGACATTGACCATGTCGATGAAGTCGAGAATGATGATGCCGCCCAGGTTGCGCAGTCGCAATTGGCGCGCGATCATCTGCGCCGCCTCGAGATTGGTCTTGAAGATCGTGTCGTCGAAATTGCGCGCGCCGACATAGCCGCCGGTGTTGACGTCGATGGTCGTCATCGCTTCGGTCTGGTCGATCATCAGGTAGCCGCCCGATTTCAGATCGACACGGCGCGACAGCGCGCGCTCGATTTCGGTCTCGACGCTATAGAGATCGAACAGCGGCCGCTCGCCGGTATAGTGACAGAGCTTGCTCAGCACCGCCGGCGTGTAGACCGCGGCGAACTCGGTCAATTTTTGGAAAGTCTCGCGCGAGTCGACCAGGATCTTGCCGGTCTCTTCATGCACGAAATCGCGCAGCACGCGCTGGGCCAGGTTCAGGTCCTGATGCAGCAGGGCCGGCGCCGGCACGCGCGTGGCTTGCCATTGAATCGTTTCCCAGGTCTTGCGCAGATAATCGATGTCGTTCGACAACTCGCTGTCGGCCGCGTCCTCGGCGATGGTGCGCACGATGAAGCCGCCTTTCTCGTCGGGCGGCACCAGGCTCTGCACCTTGCTGCGCAGCGCTTCGCGCTCGGCCTCGCTCTCGATGCGCTGAGAGATGCCGATATGCGGTTCCTGCGGCAGATACACCAGCGTTCGGCCGGCGATGCTGATTTGCGTGGCAAGGCGCGCACCCTTGGTGCCGATGGGGTCCTTGATGACCTGCACCATCAGAGTCTGGCCCTCGAAGACCATTTTCTCGATCGGCGGCTGGGGTGGGCTGCCCGCGCCGTCATGGTCGTTGCGCGGATGCCAGATATCGGCCACGTGCAGAAAGGCCGCGCGCTCCAGGCCAATGTCGATGAAGGCCGATTGCATGCCTGGCAGCACGCGCGCGACCTTGCCCAGATAAATGTTGCCCACCAGGCCGCGCGACAGCGTGCGCTCGATGTGCAGTTCCTGGACCGCGCCCAACTGCATGAGGGCCACCCGCGTCTCCTGCGGGGTAATGTTGACCAGAATATCTTCGTTCATAAGGGGGTGGGCGCTGAATGGGCTTTATTTTTTCCGCGGCCTGTCGGTGCGTCCAGGGGCTGCCTGGGGTCGTTCAGAAGTCGACGCCGACCTGGCGCAGCAACGCGGCGGTTTCATATAACGGTAAGCCCATGATACCGGAATAGCTTCCGTCGATGCGCATGATGAACTCGGCCGCCTTGCCCTGAATGCCATACGCGCCGGCTTTGCCCATCGGCTCGCCGCTGGCCACGTAGCGCTCGATTTCGTCCTGGCGCAGCGGACGAAACCAGACATGCGAGATGCTCAACGCGTGGAACGTGCGTGCGTCGGTGGTGATGGCCACGGCGGTCAGCACGCGGTGCCGCGTGCCGGACAGGCGCGCCAGCACCGCGCGGGCGTCGGCGTCGTCGAAGGGCTTGCCCAGAATCGTGCCGTCCAGGCATACCGTAGTGTCGGCTGTCAGAATCGGCGCCGGCGGTAGTTGCCGCCGGCTGGCCCGTGCGATCGCGGCCTGCGCCTTGAGCAGGCATACCCGCTGCACGTAATTGTCCGGCGGCTCGCCGGGCAGGACCGTTTCCAGGCTCTCGGCGTTTTCGTCATTGGCGGGCAGCAGCAATTCGTAGCTGACGCCAAACTGCCGCAGCAATTCCTGGCGGCGTGGGCTTTGCGAGGCAACGTAAATCGATGGCACGGTCATGAGACGAGAAAATCGGCGCCGATCAGGTCGATGCGATCAGTGCAGATCGCATCGACGCCCCAGCGGGCAAGTTCCCGGGCGCGGTCGGGTTCGTTGACAGTATAGGCCAGCAGATACAAACCGGCAGCCTTGATCTGCCCGACCAGCTCGGCGCTGAGGTGGCGATGACTGGCATGCAGCGAGACGCAGGCCAGACTCCGGCATTGCTCGCGCCAGTCGGGCGGTACCGCTTCGAACAGCAATCCGCGTGGCAGGTCGGGCGCGGCGCTGGCTGCCGCGGCCAGTGCCGCGTAGGAAAACGACGACAGCAGCGGCGCCGTTTGATCCCGCCAAAGCACGGCGGCCTGGGTTGCGACGATGCGGCCGGTCTCGGTGTCGCGGCCAGGACAGGGCTTGATCTCGATATTGATGGCCATGCGCAGTTCGGCACAGCGCCGGGCCACCGCCTCGAGCGTGGGCATCGTCGCGCCGGCAAAGGCTGCCGAAAACCAGGCGCCGGCATCGAGTGCGGCAATTGCCCGATAGGGCATTGCGGCGGCCGCGCCATGGCCATTGCTGGTGCGGTCCACCGTGTCGTCATGCAACAGGAAGACCACATCGTCGGACGACAGCTTGGCGTCGCATTCGGCCATGCGCAGGCCCAGGCGTGCACCGGTATCGAACCCCGCCAGGGTATTTTCCGGCGCCAGCGTGCCGCCGCCGCGATGCGCGACGATGCGCGGATAAGGCCAAGCGGTGGGCGCGGGGCGGTTCATGCTTCGATCCTTTTGCCGCTGTCGGCATCGAAAATATGCAGGTTGCCAGCCGGCAGGGCCAGCGGCAGCACTTCACCGGCACCCGGCCGCAGTTCGTGGGGCAAGCGCACGATCACGTCCTGGTCGCCCCATCGGCCGTGCGCGAGATTGTCCGCTCCCAGCAGCTCGCAGGTGTCCACCGGCAGCTCGATCGGCGCGACGCCGCTCTGGCCGGCCTGGGTTGTTCTGGCGGGCAGCAGGTGCTCGGGCCGCACGCCCAGCACCAGTTCGTGCCCGGCCAGCGCCGGCATCGATTGCGGCAGCGGCAAGGCCGGGCCGCCGCCAGCCACGGCGAAGCATTTGCCCTGGTCGTCGATGCGCCCGCGCAGCAGATTCATCGCCGGCGAGCCGATGAAGCTGGCGACGAACAGCGTGGCGGGGCGCTCATAGACCTCCACGGGCGTGCCGATCTGTTCGGCGTGCCCCTGGTTCATCACGATCACCCGACTGGCCAGCGTCATGGCCTCGACCTGATCGTGCGTGACGTACAGGCTGGTGGTCGCGAGCCGTGCGTGCAACCGCTTGATTTCCAGGCGCATCTGCACACGCAGTTTGGCGTCGAGGTTCGAGAGCGGCTCGTCGAACAGGAAAACCGCCGGTTCGCGCACGATGGCGCGCCCCATCGCCACCCGCTGGCGCTGGCCCCCCGAGAGCTCGCGAGGCTTGCGCCCGAGCAGCGGTTCGAGCTCCAGGATGCGCGCGGCACTCTCGACCCGCTGCCGAATGGTGGCCTGATCCATGCGCCGGATCTTCAGGCCATAAGCCATGTTGGCGAACACGTCCATGTGCGGATACAGCGCGTAGTTCTGAAATACCATGGCGATGTCCCGATCCTTGGGCTCGAGCGTGTTGACACGCTTCTCGCCAATGTGAATGTCGCCGGCGGTGACGCTCTCGAGACCGGCCACCATGCGCAGCAGCGTCGATTTGCCGCAACCGGACGGGCCGACGATTACGACGAATTCGCCGTCGTCGATGGCGATGTCAATGCCGTGCAGAACGAAATGCTTGCCATCGTAGGATTTCTTGACATCGCTGAGCGTGAGTTTTGCCATGGCGCTGAAATTACCGGGAGTCGGGCGAGAAAGAGTGGTGCGGGAGCAGGGCAGGGGCGGCGGTCATTTTTCGGTATCCACCAGGCCTTTGACGAACCACCGTTGCATCACGATGACCACCAGCAGCGGCGGCAGCATCGCCAGCAGCGTGGCGCTCATCACCAATTGCCACTGGGTTGCCGTATCGCCGCCGCCGATCATGCTCTTGATGCCGATCACGGCGGTCGTCATATTGGGTGCGTTGGTTACCAGAATCGGCCACAGGTACTGATTCCAGCCGTAGATGAAGGTGATCACGAACAGCGCCGCGATGTTCGTCTTGGACAGCGGCAGCACGACGTCGAAGAAGAAGCGCATCGGACCGGCCCCGTCGATGCGGGCGGCTTCGATCAGTTCGTCCGGCAACGTCATGAAAAATTGCCGGAACAGAAAGGTGGCGGTGGCCGAGGCGATCAGGGGTACGGTCAGGCCGGCGTACGTGTTGATCATGTGCAGATCGGAAATGACCTGCACGGTCGGGAAGATGCGCACCTCGACCGGCAGCATCAGCGTGATGAAAATCAGCCAGAAAAACAGGTTGCGCAGCGGGAATCGAAAATAGACGATCGCATAGGCCGACAGGATCGATACTGATATCTTGCCGAAGGTGATCGCCAGCGCCATGATCAGGCTGTTGCCCAGCATCATGCCGAACGGGGTTGCCGCATCGCCCGCGCCCTGCCGCCAGACCGTCGCGATGTTGTGCAGCAGGTGGGTGCTTGGAATCAACGACAGCGGCACGTTGAAGATCTGCGTCTCGTTCATGGTGGCCGCGACGAACGCGACATACAGTGGAAACACCACCATCAGCACGCCGGCGATGAGCATGGCGTGACAGAACAGATCGAGTCCCTTGCGATTTTCGATCATGCGTATTGCACCTTGCGTTCGACGAAACGGAACTGGATCACCGTCAGGACGATGACGATACTCATCAGGATCACCGACTGGGCGGCCGAACTGCCGAGGTCGAGCCCCTGAAAACCTTCGGAATAGATCTTGTAGATCAGCGTATCGGTCGACTGCCCGGGCCCGCCGCCGGTGGCCGCATCGATCACCGGAAAGGTGTCGAAGAACGAGTAGACCAGATTCACAACCAGCAGAAAGAACGTGGTCGGCGAGAGCAGCGGCAGCGCGATGGCGAAGAAGCGGCGCACCGGGCCTGCGCCGTCGATCGCGGCGGCTTCGATCAGCGAGCGCGGGATCGCCTGCAGGCCGGCGTAGAAAAACAGGAAGTTATAGCTGATCTGCTTCCACACCGAGGCCAGCACCACCAGGAACATCGCTTGTCCGCCGTTGAGCGCGTGATTCCAGACGATGCCCAGCTTGCCCAGCGCGTAGGCCACGATGCCGATGCTGGGGTTGAACAGAAATGCCCACATGACCGCGGCAATCGCCGGGGCCACCGCATAGGGCCAGATCAGCAGCGTCTGGTACAGGCGCGCGCCGCGGGTGACGCGGTCGGCCATCGCCGCGAGCAGCAGCGAGATGGTCAGGCCGAAAAAGGTCACCATGCCGCTGAACAGCATGGTGGTCTTGAATGAGGCGAGATAAAGCGGATCGTGGATCAGCGCGGTGAAATTGCTCAGACCGACAAACCGCGTGGAGAGGCCGAACGCGTCCTGCGATGAGGTCGATTGCCACAGCGCCTCGCCGGCCGGCCACAGGAAAAAGATCACGGTAATCAGCATCTGTGGCGCCACCAGGGCGTAGGGCAGCCAGCCGGTGCCAAAGCGCGGGCGCTCGCGGGAGGTTTGCGTCATGGTCTTCGATCTTGGTGGGCGCGACGGCGGGGCCGCCGGCCCCGCCGCTGGGTCGATCGCGATTCGTCGAATCGCGATCTGGCAGTGCTTAGCCGCCGGACTGCTGGAATCGCCGCAGCAGCACGTTGCCGCGGCTGACCGCGGAGTCGAGCGCCTGCTTGGCGGTCTTCTTGCCGCTCCAGACGGCTTCGAGTTCTTCGTCGACCACCGTGCGGATCTGCGGCATGTTACCCAGGCGCAGGCCACGCGTATATGGCAGCGGCGGTTTGAAGAGCATCTGCTTGATGGCCACGTCGGCGCCCGGGTGCTTGGCGTAAAAACCCTGTTTCTCGGTCAGCTCGTAGGCGGCCTTGGTCACCGGCAGGTAGCCGGTATCCTGGTGCCATTTGGCCGCGACCGCGGGCGAAGTCAGGAACTGCAGGAACTCGGCCACGCCCTTGTAGACGTTGGCCGACTTGCCGCCCATCACCCACAGGCTGGCGCCGCCGATGATGGCATTTTGCGGCGCGCCCTTCACGTCGGCGTCATACGGCATCATGCCGACGCCATATTTGAATTTGGCGTATTTCTCGATGTTGGCCAACGCGCCGGAGCTGGTGGTCATGATGCCGCAATCGCCGCTATAGAATTTCGACGTGGCCTCGTCCTTGCGGCCCACATAGGTGAAGGTGCCCTGCTTGACCATATTCGCCAGGAACGCGATGTGCTTGACCTGCTGCGGGCCGTTGAATTCGAGCACGGCGTCGGCGCCGTCGAAGCCGTTGTTTTTGGTGGCGATCGGCAGGCCGTGCCAGGCGCTGTAATTCTCGATCTGCACCCAACCCTGCCAGCCGGTGGTAAAGCCGCACGACATGCCCGAGGCCTTGAGCTTGGCGGCATCGGCGGCCACGTCGGCCCAGGTGCGCGGCGGCTTGTTGGGGTCCAGGCCTGCCTTCTTGAATGCGTCCTTGTTGTAGTACAGCACCGGCGTGGAGCTGTTGAACGGCATCGAAATCAAATGATTGTGGCTGTCGCTGTAATAGCTGGCCACGGTCGGCACGAAGGCGCTTTCGTTGAACGGCACGCCGGCATCCTTCATGACCTGCCAGACCGGCTTGATCGCCTTGCCGGCGCGCATCATGGTTGCGGTGCCGACTTCATAGACCTGCAGGATGGCCGGCGGATCGCCAGCGCGATAGGCGGCAATGCCCGCGGCCATGCTCTGCTCGTAGTTGCCCTTGTAGACCGGGATGATCTTGTATTGGGTCTGCGAAGCGTTGAACTCCTTGGCGATATCGTTGACTCGCTCGCCCAGCGCCGACTCCATCGAATGCCAGAACTGAATGTCGGTGACGGCGCTTGCCGTGCGGCAAAGTCCCAAAGCCAGAACGGCGCCCAGGCATGCCAGGCGCAGTGAATTTTTCTTCATCCCAATCTCCTCAGATTGAACGGAAAACCTTGTCCGCCCCAGCGGACGTTGGCGCGCGTAGCCTACCATGTTTATATGGCATTTCAATAGCGCGGCGGGCGTACCGGCAGGGTCGGCCCGACATGTCGGTTCAGGCGCGGTGATAGGGATGGTTGGCCGTGATGCTCCAGGCGCGATACAACTGCTCGGCGAGCAATACCCGCACCATGCCGTGCGGCAGCGTCAGGCTCGACAGCCGCAGCAGCGTATCGGCGCCGGCCTTGAGCGCCGGGTCCAGGCCGTCGGCGCCGCCGATCACGAAGGCGACGTCGCGGCCGTCCTGCTGCCATTGCCCGAGCCGCTGCGAGAGCGCCACGGTGGTCAGGTCGCGCCCGTGTTCGTCGAGCGCTATCAGCCGGCAGGCACGCGGCAAGGCCGCTTCGATGCGCTGCCGCTCGAGCGCCATCACGGTCTGCGCGGTTTTGGCCGACGAGCGCTGCTCCGGGCGAATTTCCTTGAGTTCGATGCGCAGCTCCGGCGGCATGCGCTTGGCGTATTCGCCGAAACCCGCTTCGATCCAGTCGGGCATCTTGTGCCCGACCGCCACGATCATCAGCCGCATCGACGCCGGCTCAGGCCTTGCGGGCGGCGGAGCGATCCACACGCGCCTTGACCGGGGCCGCGGCGGCGGCCTCGTCCTGTTCATCGTCATCGGCGCCGGCCATCGCCGGCCCGCCCTTGGCGGCCATGCGCAGCCGTACCGGCTTGCCGCCCCAGATTTCCTCGAGGTTGTAATACTGGCGCAGGGTCGGCTGCATGATGTGGACGACTGCGTCGCCGCAGTCGACCAGCACCCATTCTCCGACGTCCTCACCCTCGATGGCGATGATTTCGCCGCCGGCTTCCTTGACCTTGTCGCGCACGCTCGCGGCCAGCGCCTTGGTTTGGCGATTGGACGTGCCGCTGGCAATGATCACGCGATCGAACAGGGAGGTCAGGTGTTCGGTGTTGAATACGACGATGTCCTGGGCTTTGACGTCTTCGAGCGCGTCCACGATGGTGCGCTGCAGTTTGCGGATATCCATGGCAATGATTGGTCAGGTGCGATAAAGGTGATGCGCCTGGATGTAATCCAGGATGGGCGCCAACAGATCGGCGGCGGCGCCTGCTGGCTGGCGCGAATTGTTCATTCTGGCGAGTTCGGCGCGCAGATCGGTGGCCGATATGTCGATGGCCAGCGAGTCGTCCAGCAAAATGTGGCCGCAAGGGCTCGATTGTACAGTGTCGGCGTCGGCGCCGCGTGCGGCGATGGCCGCGTGTACCGCCGGCGGCGCGCTGCGCCAGTCGAAACCCGGGCGCGCGGCAACGCCGATATGAGCGGCCTCGAACAGCCGTTGCCATTCGTGCCAGGTGTCCAGCCGCAGCAGCTGGTCGGATCCGATCAGCAAGGTCAGCGATGCGTCCGGGCCGAGTTGCCGGCGCAACTCGCGCAAGGTATCGACGGTGTAGCTCGGGCCACCGCGCTCGATTTCCATGGTGCTCACACGCAGGCTCGTGGCCAGACCGGCATGCCGCAGGCGCTCGGCCAGCTCCGCCGCGGCCAATCGGGTCATCGCCAGGCGATGCTGCGCAGGCGTGCTGTCGTGTTTTTGCGGTTGCTGCCCGGCCGGCATCAGGATCAGCTCGTCGAGCGCCAGCGTCGCGGCGAACAATTCACCCAGCGCCAGGTGGCCGGCATGGATCGGATCGAACGTACCGCCGAGCAGGCCGACGCGGCGAATCGGCGAGGAAGGGGGATGCTGCAATGGCATGGCCGTGATGAAATGCTGGGAGCGGCGTTTATACCCACTCGCGGTGGATCAGGTAATCGGTGTACAGCTTGGCTTCGAGCGAACCGGGAAGCGGCTGCCAGTCATAACGCCATTTTACGACGGGCGGCATCGACACCAGGATCGATTCGGTGCGCCCGCCCGACTGCAGGCCGAACAGCGTGCCGCGATCGTAGACCAGATTGAATTCGACGTAGCGGCCGCGCCGGAATGCCTGGAAGTCACGCTCGCGCTCGCCATATGCCATCGCCTTGCGGCGCTCGATGATCGGCAGATACGCTTGCAAAAAGGCATTGCCGACGCTTTGCACCATGGCAAAGCTCTGCGCGAAATCGGGCGTGCAGTAGTCGTCGAAGAAAATGCCGCCAATGCCACGCGGCTCATTGCGGTGCTTGAGAAAGAAGTATTCGTCGCACCACTGCTTGAAGCGCGGATAGAGCTCCGTGCCGAACGGGTCGAGCGCCACCTTGCAGGTCAAGTGAAAATGGTGGCAATCCTCTTCGAACGGATAGTACGGCGTCAGGTCCATGCCGCCGCCGAACCAGAAAACCGGTGCCTGGCCGGCCTGCGTGGCGATCAGCATGCGCACATTCATGTGCACGGTCGGGCAATACGGGTTGTGCGGGTGCAGCACGAGCGATACGCCCAGCGCCTCGAAGCCGCGTCCGGCCAGCTCGGGCCGAGCTGCGGTGGCCGAGGGCGGCAGGCGATCGCCCTGCACATGGGAGAAATTCACGCCGGCCCGCTCGAACAGCTTGCCGTTCTCCAGCACTCGGGTCTTGCCATCACCGCGCAACGCGCCGTCGGCTGGGCGCTGCCAGTCATCCTGTACGAACGGCGTGCCGTCCAGGCGGGAAAGGGTGGAGACGATCTGCTCCTGCAAACCCAATAAATAGTTGCGCACTTCGAGGGCATTCATCGTCGGATCCTCACAGGGCTTGGATTCCCCGATTGTACCGGCCCGGCGCCCCCAACGCACCCCACGTCGACCACTCGAGTCCGTCGCCGGGCTAGAAAATTCCGCGGTCGCGGCGAGGTTTCCCGTGCGCCGCCCGATGCTTTCGGTCGCGCACCTGCCGGTTGTCGTCTGGGGATTTTGTGTTGGAGAGCGAAAAATTCCGGGTGAGTTGCGGCCGATAGGGCGGCCGTAATTTATCTCTCACAAGGAAACCTGACGGTTATGAAAGAAAATCAAGTTTGTCGCGCACATTGGGCGCGTCTCGGTGTCGCCGCATTAGCGGCGGCGACCTTGCTCGGAGCGGCGCCAGCCTCGGCGGCCGGACAACCCGCCACCGGACAGACCGGCGCATTCGGCAGCTTGCCTGTGCAGGCCGGCAGCATCGCGCCCGCCCGTCAAATCGAAATCCAGCAATACGAGGCCGACGGCGCCATGCGCCAGGCGGACCTGACTCGCCACGCGCGCAACCCGTTTCAAACCACCGGTTACTGGGTCAAGGCGGGCGACAACCTGGT
It contains:
- a CDS encoding sn-glycerol-3-phosphate import ATP-binding protein UgpC; translated protein: MAKLTLSDVKKSYDGKHFVLHGIDIAIDDGEFVVIVGPSGCGKSTLLRMVAGLESVTAGDIHIGEKRVNTLEPKDRDIAMVFQNYALYPHMDVFANMAYGLKIRRMDQATIRQRVESAARILELEPLLGRKPRELSGGQRQRVAMGRAIVREPAVFLFDEPLSNLDAKLRVQMRLEIKRLHARLATTSLYVTHDQVEAMTLASRVIVMNQGHAEQIGTPVEVYERPATLFVASFIGSPAMNLLRGRIDDQGKCFAVAGGGPALPLPQSMPALAGHELVLGVRPEHLLPARTTQAGQSGVAPIELPVDTCELLGADNLAHGRWGDQDVIVRLPHELRPGAGEVLPLALPAGNLHIFDADSGKRIEA
- the ugpE gene encoding sn-glycerol-3-phosphate ABC transporter permease UgpE is translated as MIENRKGLDLFCHAMLIAGVLMVVFPLYVAFVAATMNETQIFNVPLSLIPSTHLLHNIATVWRQGAGDAATPFGMMLGNSLIMALAITFGKISVSILSAYAIVYFRFPLRNLFFWLIFITLMLPVEVRIFPTVQVISDLHMINTYAGLTVPLIASATATFLFRQFFMTLPDELIEAARIDGAGPMRFFFDVVLPLSKTNIAALFVITFIYGWNQYLWPILVTNAPNMTTAVIGIKSMIGGGDTATQWQLVMSATLLAMLPPLLVVIVMQRWFVKGLVDTEK
- the ugpA gene encoding sn-glycerol-3-phosphate ABC transporter permease UgpA, with the translated sequence MTQTSRERPRFGTGWLPYALVAPQMLITVIFFLWPAGEALWQSTSSQDAFGLSTRFVGLSNFTALIHDPLYLASFKTTMLFSGMVTFFGLTISLLLAAMADRVTRGARLYQTLLIWPYAVAPAIAAVMWAFLFNPSIGIVAYALGKLGIVWNHALNGGQAMFLVVLASVWKQISYNFLFFYAGLQAIPRSLIEAAAIDGAGPVRRFFAIALPLLSPTTFFLLVVNLVYSFFDTFPVIDAATGGGPGQSTDTLIYKIYSEGFQGLDLGSSAAQSVILMSIVIVLTVIQFRFVERKVQYA
- the ugpQ gene encoding glycerophosphodiester phosphodiesterase → MNRPAPTAWPYPRIVAHRGGGTLAPENTLAGFDTGARLGLRMAECDAKLSSDDVVFLLHDDTVDRTSNGHGAAAAMPYRAIAALDAGAWFSAAFAGATMPTLEAVARRCAELRMAINIEIKPCPGRDTETGRIVATQAAVLWRDQTAPLLSSFSYAALAAAASAAPDLPRGLLFEAVPPDWREQCRSLACVSLHASHRHLSAELVGQIKAAGLYLLAYTVNEPDRARELARWGVDAICTDRIDLIGADFLVS
- a CDS encoding cation diffusion facilitator family transporter → MTYSDKQAVASRITWVSIWVNIGLTLLQLVVGTLARSQALIADGVHSLSDLVSDGVVLAANHGSGRGPDDEHPYGHNRYENVASLFLGVILLVVGAGMLWRGGERLLDTSQIPAVHVSALIVAMAVLVAKETLFRYMLREAQRVRSAMLVANAWHARSDAASSLVVAIGIAGNLAGWRMLDPIAAGVVGIIVGHMGWRFTWDSLQDLIDRGLSEEAIEGIRNRLLGTAGVHGIDALRTRKMGDSAVVDVHILVDSRISVSEGHYIAEQARANVMQDPLVLDVLVHVDPESDAQGTGEVALPSHAELLAAVQSLCAAHRLSVSGINPHYLEGAAELDIYLGASARFPSPAVCSAISEALQERFGLRGVRVFARVEGQAPTQVSPG
- a CDS encoding Maf family protein is translated as MTVPSIYVASQSPRRQELLRQFGVSYELLLPANDENAESLETVLPGEPPDNYVQRVCLLKAQAAIARASRRQLPPAPILTADTTVCLDGTILGKPFDDADARAVLARLSGTRHRVLTAVAITTDARTFHALSISHVWFRPLRQDEIERYVASGEPMGKAGAYGIQGKAAEFIMRIDGSYSGIMGLPLYETAALLRQVGVDF
- a CDS encoding peroxidase-related enzyme codes for the protein MTRAAPISRYPVPDVNTLPEDIRARILEVQEKAGFVPNVFLTLAHRPDEFRAFFAYHDALMLKDGGLSKGEREMIVVATSGANDCLYCVVAHGAILRIYEKAPLLADQLAVNYLKADITPRQRAMLAFAMKVCQQSGAVDEADFDALRAHGFSDEDIWDIAAITAFFGMSNRIANVISMRPNDEFFLMGRVPKQK
- the rng gene encoding ribonuclease G translates to MNEDILVNITPQETRVALMQLGAVQELHIERTLSRGLVGNIYLGKVARVLPGMQSAFIDIGLERAAFLHVADIWHPRNDHDGAGSPPQPPIEKMVFEGQTLMVQVIKDPIGTKGARLATQISIAGRTLVYLPQEPHIGISQRIESEAEREALRSKVQSLVPPDEKGGFIVRTIAEDAADSELSNDIDYLRKTWETIQWQATRVPAPALLHQDLNLAQRVLRDFVHEETGKILVDSRETFQKLTEFAAVYTPAVLSKLCHYTGERPLFDLYSVETEIERALSRRVDLKSGGYLMIDQTEAMTTIDVNTGGYVGARNFDDTIFKTNLEAAQMIARQLRLRNLGGIIILDFIDMVNVEHRESVLAELKKALARDRTRITVNGFSQLGLVEMTRKRTRESLAHVLCEPCPVCAGKGQLKTPRTVCYDILREILRESRQFNPREFRLVAAQSVVDLFLEEESQHLAMLCDFIGKPVSLLVETTFSQEQYDIILM